The DNA region tggtttgtgcagatacaTGTTGCGGTCTGTCTGAGGCAACGTCAATgccatctcctttaccgccgagtCAAAAGAAGTTCTTAAATGATGAAGATATATCACAAAACATGACTTAAATGGTGTTATTATCTCGAATACAATAATATATCTGTCGtgctaaaacaacaaaaaaacaacattgcttTAAATACTTAGTTTGGTCGAGTGACGTCATATGCACTGTACTGTTGTGGATAGGGCTACGTGCTTCCAAACAGAACATCCTGGGTTCGATCCCACTAGCACGCCTGTCCCCCCTCAGAAAGCTAATTATTATTCAATACAAAACCTACTttaccgatttttttttattttttattttatttttttaacagatatctttaaaaaaaaaaatcatgattgttACATAGACAAAGCATGTGTCACatgtgagtctcgaaggccttggctctcttgtttttttcttcggcaCACTTTTGAATCTTCTTCTGTCTGGTTGCTTTCCGACTctttttgacatgctgttgtaCATCCACTCATAAAGACACCCTCCTAGCACCAGAACAATCTGAAAAATTGCAGACCTGTCTCAAATTTGCTCTTCCTTTCCAAAATTCTAAATAAAAGTCGTCCTTTCACATcttaagcacctagagcagaatTATCTTTTTGACAACCATCAGTCTGCTTACCGAAACAGCGTTGTTGCAGACTGTAAGCAACATTCTATTTCGTTTTGACAAAGACAAAATTTCGGTCCTTGCTCTTTTAGATCTTACtgcagcatttgatacaattgatcatAAACTTCTCATTGAAAGACTCAAACATTCTTTTGGCATTCCTGATCTTGCTCTTTCCTGTTTTCATTCCTACCTATCGATCCAAACCCACACTGTGTGAATGACAAATATTTGAACGAACCTCTGTTATCATAattatggtgtcccacagggatcAGTCCTTGGCCttattctgtctgttttgtatgCTAACCTACTGCCTGATGTAATGAACATTTACCGCCTTTCGCACGAGAGCTTCGCTGATGACACTCCGTATCAGTCGGCTTCTTTTGCTGAAAATAATCAACCGATGACACACATGCAAAAGTGTATAACAGACTTGAAGTCTTGGATGACATTCTTTGGTCAGCATTCCAAAAACTTCCCTTGATAAACttcaaagagttcagaacaatgctgcttgatttattttcatatcctctAAATTTTAACatgttactcctctcttccactctctttacGGGCTACCAATTTCAAAACCAACTAAATAaaagctttctgctctgacgttttctgccctctcaagctgGCCTTTGCTACCTGTCTGACCTCCTTGAAGCGTACACTCATTCCAGCTCGCCActttcgttctgcttctgataccaggctaTTAAAAATCCCTGTTGTAAACAAAAACCAGGGTCagagatttcttctttttttttttttttttttaaattttttttttagaacagacTGCCAGATGCCAGATATTTGCGACATTCTGTCTTGCTCAAATCTTTTAAGCCTGCTCTAACAACACATCTTTTCCGAAAACAGTAATTTTTCAGTGCTGGTCTTGGTAACATCTGGTTTtaaatgcatgctttattgtgGGGAAGCCCTGTGCcgcgtgtgtgtgacggggtgctAGCGAGTATCCGTGcattcgtgtatgtgtgcatgcgtgagtgcgtgttgcaggatGTGTTTTCTGGGGGGCGtcattggtgggtgggggggagggggggggcaaggggagggggggggggcgatgggggtatTGACAGGGGACGCGGTAATGGGGATCGagatgtaaagcgctttgagcagtatttctggagaaatgtgcTATGTAGctgtccattatcattatcattatcactatcacctccatcttcttccctgtcctcctccaactcagcttcttcttttctacttcttttgttgattcttttttgtcttcttccctgttttttcagtttcttttccctgtgatttatttatttgtctgtgtaactgtctgtctgcccgtatgTCCGACTATCTACCACACAGCATAGTACGCCAAAAGGAACGAAACATTTCTTcaactccttcacacacacacacaaaaaaatcaacaaaaaaaaacccgaaaaaaaaccaaacacacacacactcacacacacacacacacacacacacacacacacacaaaaacacaaaaaaatccctCATGCCACCTACCCAAAATTCCTGTCTCTCACCTGATCGTATTCCATTGGTCAAAACCGTCCAATGGCAGAGTCCCATTCTCATGCCACCTACACAAAATTCCTGTCTCTCACCTGATCGTATTCCACTGGTCGAAACCGTCCAATGGTAGAGTCCCATTGAGGGAGCCACGCGCGAGCCCCACGAGCGTGGGGAACCAATCAGAGACGTGAATCAGTTCCTTGTTGACGGAGCCTTTGGTGTGCAGGAGAGGACTGTGGACGAAGCCTATCCCGTGTATGCCCCCCTCCCACAGAGAGTGTTTCCAGCCCCGAAGAGGGTAGTTGTTGCCTCCCCATCTCACGTGCCCTCCGTTGtctaataatatcaataatgacaataacaataacagtaacagcaataatgacagtagttgtagtagtagtagtagtagcagcagcaacagcagcagtagcagtagtagcagcagcagtagtagtagtctggaaggacggactcaggCTCAAATTACGGCgttgtggtgtgtctgggaggatgtacacctggatcagccagtacctacacagccgccaagcccgagtcaagattcagggccagaagagcaagaagaaggtgctgagacatGGAGTACCACAAGGAGAAGTCCTTTCGCCAACGGTTCCTCATCTTCACAGATGACATCATCAGAGAACTGCCgagaggggtcagaggagcgatctacgatgacctggtactctggtgctctgaagagtacaacactacagcacaggtacgcctccagactgcgctcaacagatcagcaactggaccaaggaatggcttgtctctgtcaactcgagcaaaacaacctacacagtcttcagcctatccagcaagaagcaagaggcaaagttgacactgaacaaccaaaggcttgcagaggattccacacctacctacctgggagtgacctttgaccgcaggctcacttggaaacagcagatcaccagatgctgtggcagggccaagctgagactggcgatcatgaagaaacttgcagggacggactggggggctgatgaacgtatcctaaagagactctatacggggagagtccgacctgtagttgagtacgggacatcagcataggcatcagctgcaaagtctaaccgcgaccatctcaacaagatacagaaccaagctcagcgtgtcataactagcggcatgagatccaccccaatcctgaagatggaggagaccactgggctacagtcattggaggacagaagggacacaaagatcctcatccaggcaacAAAATTCAAACGcgttgaaaaccatccaatgaacaacagaatgagcagaaccaccaagagccggctgaaaagaggcagcttcatccaccagtcaagacgccttgaaagacaagccccagtcttgatggaacacgaagcaaagcctatcccggcaaatgtcacccatccatcttggaagaggcgggtgttcccaacagtcgtcaccagcattccaggagtggagaagagaggaacacagtcagacacccaaaggaaggccctggccatggagtacatctgcaaccagtacccctaggaagactggacccatgtctttacagatggctccgccaaagaagcaacgagggatggtggagctggaatcttcctccgatacaaagacggagatgaagaaattgcaatcccaagaggaaaatactccaccagcTTCCGAGCTGAACGAGAAGCTCTCtttgaggcagccacaacagtctcgcagaactccacaagaagaACAGGGAAGgtagtggtgttctcagacgctctctccgtgctccaagccctcaagaactcccgctgcaaagaacagaaccatctcatttcagcccttgttgccctgagtgccagagtggagaaagtggtgatacaatgggtaccagcacactgtggcatcagaggcaacgaaaaagcggactttctggcaaaagacggtgcacagaaggagcaggccaacaaactggtgtcatacgatgaaatcaagacaatcatcaaggcacagcaaggaataaagtggcgcctccagcaccccaaatataacccagaagacagataccatttgctggaacgacgggaacaggtcaagatcttgggctggacacaaccgcctgctccaccacatgcacacaaaatttggcattggacagagtggagagtgcccttgtggtgagggaccaatgacaaccgaccacatccttcaagactgtaggacggatgcagcatccaggaggaagtgctggccaacaccgacagcagtggaagccaagctgtactgctcatctaatgggaggcgaacgaggaagaagaagaagaagtagtagtagtaacgataatgataacaataacaacaataataaatgtaatagtgaaaatgataatgataataattgttctatcaaatcaatgataatgatagtaacaatgataatgataattgtttcataacaacaagaaccagaattaaaaaaaaagaatacaatcgTTCCATCACACTAATGATAAcggtgattataatgatgatgatgttgatcatgatgttgatgataattattgattTCTAAGGACCATTCCACTGACGAAGCCGGCTCAGTGTTATGAACGTTATTGTCGTTGACAGATTTCAGACAAGATGTTTTTGGAAGAGCATAGGTTGCTGGCTTCTTGGccgatcatgcacacacacacacacacacacacacacacacacacacacacattaacacacacacacacattaacacacacacacacacacattaaaacacacacacacacacacacacacacacacacacacactctacctgtGGAGAAGCTAGGTTGCTGGCTTCTTGGccgatcatgtacacacacacacacacacacacacacacacacacattaacacacacacacacattaacacacacacacacacacacacacacacacacattaacacacacacatacacattaacacacacacacacacacacacacacacacacacacacacacacacgctctaccTGTGGAGAATATGAACACTGTGTCTTTCCAAAGACCAGCTTCTCGCAGGGCAGTGGTAAGATTTCCGACCCCCTCATCCATACAGCTCACCATTCCTGGCAGTGTGGAAAAAAATAGAAACTTTGACTTCTGTTGTGCAACAATTTTCCAAAGACAGGAAGGCCGGAAGGAATGACTACATGGATCCCTGGAAATGAAATGGTGGTGAGATCAGGGAATGGGGGAATGGGGGAATGGGGAATTTTGTCCACTGGGGCTGTTATCTGACACCGGTTGACGTTATCATTCAATAGACAAATGTAATATCTTGACATAACTAGTTGCACAACCAGTTTGACGAAACATTTCAAAATCGTTGAACTGgtacaaacagaaagaaacaaacaaagacagacagacagacagacagactgactgactgacagacagacagacagacacacacacacacacacacacacacacacacacacacacacagacgcacacacacacacgcacacacacattagaaaggGAAACCATTCAAAgactgtggctgcctacatggtggggtaaaaacggtcatacacgcaaaagcccactcgtgtacatacgggtgaacgtgggagttgcagcccccgaacgaagaagaagaagaaagtcatgATGGCTTTGCTTCGTGAATGAAGATTTTGGAAGGGTGTTGTCCACGTCTTCAGCAGGCTCGCTGGTGGCTGACGAAGCTAAATCCGGTTTGGCAGGTCCGTCCGCAGCTACTGCAAGGGAAAGTCTTCTGGGTCGTTCACTGTGACATCACgggtttttctcctttctcttttttcctccaGGCAGGATCTGCGCGTGTTCTCGTAACAGGTGACAGCTTGGTGGATTGTGCGTTGCCAGATCGCACGACCTACGCTTTGAGGTGACCGTCGtcgatggtcagtgtgacaggcgCTGGTGGATTTTCCTTCAAGAGTCCTTGTAACCTCTTTTTGGGTGCCTCTCAATCACAATAGTTAGTGGAGAATCCCCGGGCAGCAAAATCTTGGGCAGACAGTGGTCTTCCATCTTGGAGACATGTACAGACCTGCTCAGATGCTTCTTCAGCAGCTCGGCCTCGATGCTGATGACCTCTGCTTGTTCGGGGACCAGTGTTGGTGATGAAGTCACTCCGGTTGATGTTGAAGATGGTGCAGAGGACCAGTGTTGGTGATGAAGTGGCTCCGGTTGATGTTGAAGATGGTGCAGAGGACCAGTGTTGGTGATGAAGTGGCTTCGGTTGATGTTGAAGATGGTGCAGAGGACCAGTGTTGGTGATGAAGTCGCTCCGGTTGATGCTGAAGATGGTGCAGAGGACCAGTGTTGGTGATGAAGTGGCTTCGGTTGATGTTGAAGATGGTGCAGAGGACCAGTGTTGGTGATGAAGTCACTCCGGTTGATGTTGAAGATGGTGCAGAGGACCAGTGTTGGTGATGAAGTCGCTCCGGTTGATGTTGAAGATGGTGCAGAGGACCAGTGTTGGTGATGAAGTCACTCCGGTTGATGTTGAAGATGGTGCAGAGGACCAGTGTTGGTGATGAAGTGGCTTCGGTTGATGTTGAAGATGGTGCAGAGGACCAGTGTTGGTGATGAAGTCACTCCGGTTGATGTTGAAGATGGTGCAGAGGACCAGTGTTGGTGATGAAGTCACTCCGGTTGATGCTGAAGATGGTGCAGAGGCAGCGCTGATAGAAGCGTTTATGAAGTTGCAGGTGATGAAGATAAGTGACCTTCGACTCTGAGCCGTAGATGGGGTGGTCAGAACAACGGCTCGTTCACGCTGTTCTTTGTGCCTTTCTTCAGATGCTTGTTGTTCAAGATTCGTCTGTACAGTCTGCCAAAAtctctgtttgcctttgcaagtctgttgtcaaTTTCTTTGTCGATGTCAGCGTCTGACGAAAAAGTGCACCCCAGGTAGCTAAACGGGTGGActgttttcatctctgtctcacgGATGGTGATGTAATGAGGATGGTAACAATCTTGAGGTGCGGGGTAATGGAGAACTATATTTTTCCGGCTGACTTCCAGTCCAGTAGCCTCTGCAAAGCAGGATGTTATGCGCTGTaggattctctctgtgtgtgcatcaaaGGCTGCATTATCAACAATGAACACCTCACAGATGAGttgctcatttaaaaaaaaatatttgggcCTGTAGGTGCCTCAGGGTGGACATCAGTGCAGTATCAGATGTAGATAAAGTCCTCGTCGTCAAGGTCTTCTGTAATGCTGTGTATCATCATGCTGGAGAAAACAGTGAAGAGACGTGGCACGAGGATGCAACCTTGCTTTACTCCATTTTCTTCTAGGAACGGCTGTGAGAGGTCGTTGCTGTATCGGAAATGGCCACGCTGATTTTCATGTAGCTGGATGACTAAGTTGAGAAATTTGATGAGCATGCTAGATGTTCCACGATTTGCCATAAAACAACCACCTTTCCTGCTCACTGTGCCATCTTGTAAACTTAGAAGCCAATTTTGATCAGAAGAACGGGAAGCAAGGCTTCATGCATTGCCAAGTTTTAGTTTCCAATTTCCATTTAGTTGGTTACTACACGTGTAGTAATATTTAAGGCATAAGGCCACTGATGTGAATGGCTGTACATCGCCTTCGGAGCTTCATACAAACCAGTGTCTGCACACTCGTTCTGGATTTTTCGAAGCTTGCGATGGAAGTTTCTGCATTATGGCGGGAAGCTGCTTTCTTCTCTGGACAGGATGGCTGAGCAAGTTGAGCCTGATGGGTGGATCTCTTACTCACCAGTAGTTCCTGGAACTCCTGGTTGTTTTCATTGAATAaacctttgtttttcttcaacaTGAATCCCAAAACATCTTCAGACGTCTGAAGGAAAGCGATTTGAAGGTTTTCCCAAAGAACATCTGGAAAGGGGTCTATGAGGCCTGGAATAGTCAAGGCTTGAAGGAAGATTTGCCTGGAAGTCAGCATTCACTTCAGCTGACAGGAGGTTGCCAGCTGATGTTTCTTCCTTGAAGCGTCTCCTTTCTTGGTCTTGGGTTTGAAGTGCAGACTGAGTTTGCAGCGAACAGGCCGACGGTCAGCGTGACACTCTGAACTGGGCATCTCTCGGGTGTACTGGATACCTTATACATATGTATGATAAAAGAAATAATTCTGCAGAAGACATAGCATTCATTGGCGGTGTGAGCTACCTGCAAAGGTCCTCCTGTTTTCGTCGTGTATGTCTTGGTACTGGTGAAGGTAGTGTTCTGGCACCTGTAGTGGGTTGTGCACTGACTGGTAGGCCAGGTATAGAAACAGGGGACCCTGCAACAACACGCTGCTCTTGTTAGGTATGTGTGCTGGAGTGAAGAgagatagtatatatatatatatatatatatatatatatatatatatgctatctCTCtgatcacaagatcacaagataatgtATTGTCCTCGAAAGGAGATACTTGGTGTGGTGgcagttagggttagggttaaatCCTACAtggtacaaatatagacatacataagccattcagctgacttgcatacgctcagaagcacacaatctcagctgcatcaaatatccatgtgcctgccatcagtctccatttcacactcgttatatgAAATTACTAAACACAtctaaaacgaccttcaaatataagcaagtaggttacaataataaattaGCCCGTAAATCAAGGAGACAGAAAGTGCTTTATATCGAAAAaccctttgaccaaatgtcttaGAAGAGACTTTGTGGACCCAAATGAGCatttctccagaagacctgagagaacgggaaggggtgtaagtAAATATGAAAGACAAAGATAAGTAGGACGGCACAGCAGCTTTGAATTGGCGATAAGCCAATTTactgtactgaattctgtactggatagGCAACCAGTGAAGTTTACGCAAGATAGGGTAAcgtgatctcttttttttctgttgttgttgttgttgttgttgttgttgactttttaaGAATGACACCAGCAGACACGGGTGGAACAACACCCACCAAAATGACGGCCGCATACTGACGAAGACGATGACAGGTAGAAACACAGGACGAGACAGGTATGGAGCGAAAAACAGCAAAAAGTAGCAGAGCGGCCGCGTCAagcctgtcgtgtgtgtgtgtgtgtgtgtgtgtgtgtgtgtgtgtgtgtgtgtgtatctgtgtgtgtgtggtagtgtgcttgtatgttccctcctccctcccccccttctcccattcccccccctcacccccaccccacacccccctcccttcttccccgcGGCATGTGAAGTCATCGAAACTCCCTGGGAAGACATGTTGCAAGAATGGAGATCTACTGGCAGGGAAACCTACATGGGACCTTTGTCAGTggttgaaatgaaagaaaagatttcATCAGAATCTTGTAAAAACGAGATCCAGTTTtgagagattcgaacccagcgaaCAGTATAACCAGCTTGATAAAAATGTTGAGAGATGAACTTGTTCTACGAATGTGCACAAAATGCACGCAAATaaactctttctccttctgtatctatctatctatctatctatctatctatctatctctctatttacattctctctctctctctctctctctgtgatatatatatatatatatatatatatatatatatatatataattgtcatcatcattatatttgtttattcattcatttatgacaacaacaacaacaacaatactaatgataataataataatgataacaacaacaacaacaccaccaccaccaacaacaataatgataatgatgataataataataataataattattattatcattattatcatcatcattattgctgttgttgtcattattacaaCATTTTAAGAGTTTTTAACTATTGCGAATAACTTACACAAAAATCTCATCGCAATGTTGACAAATCTTCTGTGGTAGGTGATGACGTACGGTATTGACAATACGTCATAGACATGACGCTTTTCCGCGGACGTCCTATGGGCGAAAATTTCAGAGAAAAAAGGATAGGGGGATTTTCCTATCTTGGGAGTCTTTCCAGCATTTCTTGTTCTCTTCTAACAGTCCACCCTTGCGGACTTATTTTCATGGAGCAGTGCCAGTAATTCCAGAATTTAACTtgcgtgtatacatatgtatatatacatatatgtatggaACCCTGATTACCACAATACCGGTGAATACTGGATCAGTAGTCctaccccaaacaaacaactctCCACCTTCTTGGGATCATGGGCACGGATGACGTCAGAAGCCTTCTGTGTAAAGAGGTGAGCAGAGTAGTGTCCGTTCTCGTTGTAAACTGGTTCCAGGTTGTCGTGAAGGTCCAGGTATCCATCGCGTTTGTGGTTGAAATATTCCTCGGCTCCATTCAGATATCCTGTCAGTGAGATGAACTGTCAATTTCATCTTTCTATTACAttgtaatcctgcagtttagaatactaaactcagggggccgttcaaatgaaaaaatagaggttgttttagactgaccttgatgcgctgagtcgaatgcaaccctcagctaagctctacggccactccttgtcaatgaaacagagacataataaatagtaaactcagtcggtgacttcccgagcaactatcggcgagccattttgattgctggtaaCTGACGcgttcacccacgtgatcagcagtcaaaatggcgtgcaggtcgggaaggagtactacttaccgtgcatttgatccagtttcgtggcaaaaggagtggtcttagagcttagctgagggttgcattcgactcagcgcatcgaagtcagtctaaaacaccttctactttttcattttaacggcccctgagtttagtattctaaactgcaggattaccatgttattgtatttatctatcagtTTACTTTGTTGATTTACCCTGCTTCATCATAAGCTGGTGTTTTATACCTagacacacatgtggagtgatggcctagaggtaacgcgtccgcctaggaagggagacaatctgagcgcgctggttcgaatcacggctcggccgccgatatttactctccctccactggaccttgagtggttgtctggatgctagtcatcggatgaggcgataaaccgaggtccctttatacttagcgcacgttaaagaacccacggcaacataaaacgttgttcctggcaaaattctgtagaaaaacccacttcgataggaacaacaaataaaactgtatgcagaaaaaaaatacttaaaaaaaaataaaaagggttggggtggggtgtgtgtgtgtgtgtgggggggggggggcgctgtagtgtagcgacgcgctctacctggggagagcggcccaaatttcacacagagaaatctgttgtgataaacacacacacacacacacacacacatatatatataagatctATCAAAAAGTTGATCAGTTGATCGACATTTTCTCACATCGATATGAATGatacaatatctatctatctgtaagaAATGAATGACAGTAGGTGCAAATAACCATTTCTGAACCTCATAAAATGCTTACCTTTGAAGTTatctgtggtgtgtattgtgctgtgctctgctgtgttatgctgtgtgctGCCAGTGGCGAGGGATCGGACTCATGATGTCAGTCAAAGTCGTGTGCATATTCAGATATACACATTCTATCCCCAGCCCACTTATATAAACGCACTTAcgtacgcacgcgtgcacgcacgtacacacacacacagacagcgacagacagacacgcacacacatgaaaagtATAATCGAACTAATTGATATCAACGTCAAAAGCCTCAAAGATGATCCACAGTTAACAGTTGCCTGCGAGCACACGTGTGTGAGTGCCTACATGAATAagtatgcttctgtgtgtgtgtgtgtgtgtgtgtgtgtgtgtacgtgtgtgtgtgtgtgtgtgtgtttttgaattaTTCACGTTTCCACCGATAATTATGCttaaaaggaccccccccccacctccccacgatGTTCAACACACTACTGCGTAAGTCAAAATACACACCATAGAAAGAATCGAAGCCTCGGTTTGTAGGCAGGTACTCAGATCTGTAGTAGCCCAGGTGCCACTTGCCCACGATGTGGGTGGAGTACCCCGCTTCCTTCAGTACCTTGGGTAGGATAGGGCTGTCCAGGGGCAAAGCGCTCGGCCGTGGAGGATTAATGACGCCATGCTGCAACcctgtgtgaatctgtgtgtcaaAGGTAAGAACAAAATTATACGTGTGGACAGATGGCATAGTAGTAATACACCCAACCAGGTCCTTACACTTATGTATTGACACAGACGTACCATACTGACGTCTGCTTattagacagataggtaggtcaGTGGGGAGGTAGATACATTTTGCATATATACACCacagccttagacacagtggatatgaattcactgccatgagAGCCGTAAAAGTTTTAAGTTCCTACATACCTGATATCTACCGCACCTAGCAACAcggtggagggagaaggtggggccCGACTTACATCACAGTGAGCTAAacacagtggaaatgaattcactgccccaatgggcGTAAAAACGTAAAAGActgtgagacctttaaccttatatat from Babylonia areolata isolate BAREFJ2019XMU chromosome 12, ASM4173473v1, whole genome shotgun sequence includes:
- the LOC143288024 gene encoding arylsulfatase B-like, whose product is MQNSLTASSTPTMSSTFSQRFALGPAVLLLALTSTVAGDQPRPHIVFVLADDYGFHDIGYHGSRIRTPNLDRLAAEGVKLENYYVQPICTPTRSQLMSGRYQIHTGLQHGVINPPRPSALPLDSPILPKVLKEAGYSTHIVGKWHLGYYRSEYLPTNRGFDSFYGYLNGAEEYFNHKRDGYLDLHDNLEPVYNENGHYSAHLFTQKASDVIRAHDPKKGPLFLYLAYQSVHNPLQVPEHYLHQYQDIHDENRRTFAGMVSCMDEGVGNLTTALREAGLWKDTVFIFSTDNGGHVRWGGNNYPLRGWKHSLWEGGIHGIGFVHSPLLHTKGSVNKELIHVSDWFPTLVGLARGSLNGTLPLDGFDQWNTISQNAPSPRKELLHNIDPLQAPKGSRLYPDTFDTRIRAAIRVGDYKLITGNPGNGSTIPPPEEPGIYPDPMTFSYKCKGPTPHLHYEDNDDADGDNQKNVWLFNVVEDPEERHDLSGSKPEVVRKLLDRLQYYNSTAVPVNFPDPDPNADPGKHGGVWGPWKDDV